One part of the Solea solea chromosome 16, fSolSol10.1, whole genome shotgun sequence genome encodes these proteins:
- the coro1a gene encoding coronin-1A has product MSRKVVRTSKFRHVFGQAVKADQCYDDIRISQMTWDSCFCSVNPKFVAMIVDASGGGAFMVLPLNKTGRIDMSYPTVCGHTGPILDIEFCPHNDNIIASSSEDCSVMIWEIPDGGLITSLTDPVVKLEGHSKRVGILSWHPTAHNVLMSAGCDNVVILWNVARGEAVVRIDSVHHDLIYSACWNRDGSKILTTCKDKTMRVLDPRKGTVLSEKEKPHEGSRPVRAVFVSNDKILSTGFSRMSERQVALWDSDFKEPLTLQELDTSSGVLLPFFDPDTGVVYLCGKGDSSIRYFEVTDEAPYVHYLSMYSSKESQKGMGYMPKRGLEVNKCEIARFYKLHERKCEPIVMTVPRKSDLFQEDLYPDTIGPEPSVEADDWFQGKNAPPILISLKDGFVATTKAKEFKVHKSLLKTTTAAAVSQQDNSGEVQSLRKEVKDLKAAIDELIKRVSELESKH; this is encoded by the exons ATGTCCAGGAaggttgtgaggaccagcaAGTTCCGTCACGTCTTTGGTCAGGCTGTGAAAGCTGACCAATGCTACGATGACATCCGAATCTCCCAGATGACCTGGGACAGTTGCTTCTGCTCCGTCAACCCCAAGTTTGTGGCCATGATCGTGGACGCCAGCGGCGGAGGAGCCTTCATGGTTCTGCCACTGAACAAG ACGGGACGTATTGACATGTCTTACCCCACTGTGTGCGGCCACACAGGTCCCATCCTGGACATTGAGTTTTGTCCCCACAATGACAACATCATTGCCAGCAGCTCTGAGGACTGCAGTGTCATG ATCTGGGAGATCCCAGACGGCGGACTGATCACCTCTCTCACAGATCCTGTCGTTAAGCTGGAAGGTCACTCCAAACGTGTTGGCATCCTGAGCTGGCACCCAACTGCCCACAATGTGCTGATGAGTGCAG GCTGTGACAACGTGGTCATCCTGTGGAACGTGGCTCGCGGGGAGGCAGTGGTGAGGATCGACAGCGTTCACCATGACCTCATCTACAGCGCCTGCTGGAACAGGGACGGCTCCAAGATTCTCACCACCTGCAAGGACAAGACCATGCGTGTGCTGGACCCTCGCAAGGGCACTGTCCTCTCT GAGAAGGAGAAGCCTCATGAGGGCTCCAGGCCTGTCAGGGCGGTGTTTGTGTCCAATGACAAGATCCTCAGCACGGGCTTCAGTCGCATGAGCGAGAGGCAGGTGGCGCTGTGGGATTCG GACTTCAAAGAGCCGCTGACCCTGCAGGAGCTGGACACCAGTAGCGGCGTCCTTCTCCCATTTTTTGACCCAGACACTGGCGTCGTCTACCTCTGTGGCAAG GGCGACAGCAGTATCCGCTACTTTGAGGTGACGGACGAAGCTCCTTATGTCCATTACCTGTCCATGTACAGCAGCAAGGAGAGCCAGAAGGGAATGGGATACATGCCCAAGAGAGGCTTGGAGGTCAACAAATGTGAAATTGCCAG ATTCTACAAACTCCACGAGAGGAAATGTGAGCCCATCGTCATGACGGTGCCACGCAag TCGGATCTCTTCCAGGAGGATCTGTACCCCGACACCATCGGCCCGGAGCCTTCAGTTGAAGCTGACGACTGGTTTCAGGGAAAGAACGCCCCGCCCATTCTGATATCTTTAAAAGACGGGTTTGTCGCCACCACCAAAGCTAAGGAGTTCAAAGTTCACAAGAGCCTCCTGAAGaccacaactgctgctgctgtgagtcaACAGGACAACAGTGGG GAGGTTCAGTCCTTGAGGAAGGAGGTGAAGGACCTGAAAGCAGCGATAGATGAGCTGATCAAGCGCGTGAGTGAGCTGGAGAGCAAGCATTAA
- the cldni gene encoding claudin i gives MGSVGVQVVCVALGVLGLIGVIVCCAVPRWKVSSFVGANIVTAQTSQQGLWTTCVVQSTGQQQCKNYDSVLVLPSDLQAARAMTIISCMLSILSVLILFCGADFTTCVENEAAKPKISLVAGVGLMLAGVLVIIPASWFASNTVKEFNNPLHVSQRWELGACIYVGWGAGVLLLLAGGLLCCFSRPKSGSSGGTAKYYNSNASAPNKNYV, from the exons ATGGGATCTGTTGGAGTGCAGGTGGTGTGTGTGGCCCTCGGGGTCCTCGGCCTGATCGGGGTCATCGTTTGCTGCGCTGTCCCTCGCTGGAAAGTCTCCTCCTTCGTAGGAGCCAACATCGTGACCGCACAG acCAGTCAGCAGGGCCTGTGGACGACCTGCGTGGTGCAGAGCACTGGGCAGCAGCAGTGCAAGAACTACGACTCTGTGCTGGTGTTGCCCTCTGACCTGCAAGCCGCCCGTGCCATGACCATCATCAGCTGCATGCTCAGCATCCTCAGCGTCCTCATCCTCTTCTGCGGGGCCGACTTCACCACCTGCGTGGAGAACGAAGCCGCCAAGCCCAAGATCAGCCTGGTGGCTGGTGTGGGCCTCATGCTGGCCGGTGTCCTAGTGATCATCCCCGCCAGCTGGTTTGCAAGCAACACCGTGAAGGAGTTCAACAATCCGCTGCATGTGAGCCAGAGGTGGGAGCTCGGAGCGTGCATCTACGTGGGCTGGGGGGCCGGCGTCCTGCTCCTTCTGGCCGGAGGTCTGCTGTGCTGCTTTAGCAGGCCCAAATCTGGCAGCTCAGGTGGAACCGCCAAGTACTACAACAGCAACGCGTCCGCCCCAAACAAGAACTACGTGTAG
- the ppp1caa gene encoding protein phosphatase 1, catalytic subunit, alpha isozyme a, which translates to MAEPDKLNIDSIIQRLLEVKGSRPGKNVQLTEGEIRGLCLKSREIFLSQPILLELEAPLKICGDVHGQYYDLLRLFEYGGFPPESNYLFLGDYVDRGKQSLETICLLLAYKIKYPENFFLLRGNHECASINRIYGFYDECKRRYNIKLWKTFTDCFNCLPVAAIVDEKIFCCHGGLSPDLQSMEQIRRVMRPTDVPDQGLLCDLLWADPDKDVLGWGENDRGVSFTFGADVVAKFLHKHDMDLICRAHQVVEDGYEFFAKRQLVTLFSAPNYCGEFDNAGAMMSVDETLMCSFQILKPADKKLYPYGGGGGMGSGRPVTPPRNSAKAAKAKK; encoded by the exons atggcGGAGCCGGACAAATTAAACATCGACTCTATAATTCAACGTCTCCTGGAAG TCAAGGGCTCAAGGCCAGGAAAAAATGtccagctgacagagggcgaGATCCGTGGCCTCTGCCTCAAGTCCCGTGAAATTTTCCTGAGTCAACCAATCCTCCTTGAACTAGAGGCTCCCCTCAAAATCTGTG gtgatGTCCATGGTCAGTACTATGATCTGCTCCGACTGTTTGAATACGGAGGCTTCCCCCCAGAAAGCAACTACCTGTTTCTGGGTGATTATGTAGACAGAGGGAAGCAGTCACTGGAGACTATATGCCTGCTTCTAGCTTACAAGATTAAATACCCTGAGAACTTTTTCCTGCTGCGCGGGAACCATGAATGCGCCTCTATTAATCGAATCTACGGCTTCTATGATGAGT GTAAACGACGGTATAACATTAAGCTGTGGAAGACCTTCACAGATTGTTTCAACTGTTTACCTGTGGCTGCGATTGTAGATGAAAAAATCTTCTGCTGTCATGGAG GCCTCTCTCCTGATCTTCAGTCCATGGAACAGATCCGCAGAGTAATGCGACCCACAGACGTGCCTGACCAAGGTCTGCTGTGTGACCTGCTGTGGGCCGACCCAGACAAAGATGTGCTGGGCTGGGGGGAAAATGACCGTGGTGTCTCCTTCACATTCGGGGCAGATGTGGTGGCTAAATTTTTGCACAAACACGACATGGACCTAATATGCAGGGCACATCAG GTGGTAGAAGACGGTTATGAGTTTTTCGCAAAGAGGCAGCTCGTCACCTTATTCTCAGCTCCTAACTACTGTGGCGAGTTTGACAACGCTGGTGCCATGATGAGTGTGGATGAGACGCTCATGTGCTCTTtccag atccTGAAGCCAGCCGATAAGAAATTGTATCCTTATGGCGGAGGGGGAGGAATGGGATCTGGGAGGCCGGTTACCCCACCGCGAAATTCAGCCAAGGCCGCCAAGGCAAAGAAATAA